One Oncorhynchus keta strain PuntledgeMale-10-30-2019 chromosome 34, Oket_V2, whole genome shotgun sequence genomic window, CCTGCAAAGGCTGCTGGGAGTCTTAGaggcacagcagcagcagcagcaacaacaacaacaaccaccacagcaGCAGCCACATCATTCCCAAAAACAAGAGCCACAACAGTCAACGCAGCAACCACAACAGTTACAGCAGCAGAAACCACAGCCTCAACAACTGattcagcagcagcaacaacaacagatacAACAGCAACAACTGCTACTACAGCAACCCCAGCTGGTGCAGCAACAACAGATACAACCGCTACCACAGCAACCGCAACACCCCCAGAGTCCAAGTAATCAACCAACTTTAGCAGTTGCCCCTGTACAACCACCCCCAGATATTCTTGATGGTACCACCCGTCCAAATCTACCCGCAGTCATTAATGGAATTGTCCAACGGCCAAGGCGGGGGAGAATTGTTGATCATAGACGAAGAAGAAGGCGTTAGATAAAGAGATGTAAATAAGCTTTGATGtactttatttattttctcttatACAATCTGATTTGAAATAATTGTGTCCCTCTAATTTCAACCAATGCTGAAAAAGTTGTGTTTTATGAGTACATTTGTTGTgtaaagtgttcagaccccttgactttttccacattttgttacgttacagtcttattctaaaatgtattaaattaatgaATTTCCTCATCAATACACCatagtgacaaagtgaaaacaggttttaataaatgtttacaataatttacataagtattaagaccctttgctatgagacttgaaattgagatcaggtgcatcctttttccattgatcatccttgagatgtttctacaacttgggagTCCACTCTGGTAAATtaaggtcccagagttgacagtgcatgtaggagcaaaaaccaagccatgaggtccaagCCATTGATGAAGGTGCTGCTATAGCTGAAGCTATAATGGAACAAGCACCTTCATCAACACGTTCCCTTCTTTCAGCCTGGGGTCTCTTTACTGCCCCACCGTCCTCTacaaggtcgaaggaattgtctatagagctccgagacaggattgtgtcaaggcacagatctgtggaagggtactacaaaatgtctacagcattgaaggtccccaagaacacactggcctctaccatttttaaatggaagaagtggaACAATTTAATCTTCCTAGGGCTGGcctccaggccaaactgagcaactggagaagggccttggtcagggaggtgaccaagaacccgatggtcactctggtagagttcctctgtggagatgggagaaccttccagaaggacaaccatctctgcagcactccaccaatcaggctttattggtagagtggccagacggaagccactcctcagttaaaggcacatgacagcctgcttggagtttgccaaaaggcacctaaagactctcagaccatgagaaacaagattctctgatctgatgaaactaaggttgaactcattggcctgaatgccaagcgtcacgtcttgaggaaacctggcaccatccctactgtgacgcatggtggtggcagcatcatgccgtggggacgtttttcagcggcagggacagggagCCTAGTCAGATTGAGaggaagatgaacagagcaaagtacagagagatccttgatgaaaacctgctccagagcactcaggaactCAGATTGGGGAGACAGTTCACCTTTCAAaaggacaataaccctaagcactCAGCCAAAACAATGCAGTAGTTGCTTCGGTACAAGTCtgtgaatatccttgagtggcccagccagagcccggacttgaacctgatcgaacatctctggagtgaccggaaaatagctgtgcagtaatgctccccaaatacaggtgtgccaagcttgtagcgccatacccaagaagactcgaggctgtaatcgctgccaaaggtgtttcaacaaagtaagTAGAGTGTGCTGAGTAAAGAGTCTAAATACATAGGGAAgtgtgatatttttttttttttttacatttgcaaacatttctaaaaaccttgctttgtcattatggggtagcgTGTATAGATTGATGGAAgaaaaaaacaatgtaatacattttagaataaggctttaacgtaacaaaaagtcaaggggtctgaatactttccgaatgtactgtatatattatttaaACTAAACACAGTAGGCTAATTGAAGGTTCAGCCCTGATCCATATATATTAGCATAATGTATTGGTTGGAAGTTGCTGCAATAGAACCAAGAAATGTCAGCGATTTCTGTTTTGTCCAAATCTTGTAGATAGACAATCAGCATTACGTTAACAGAAAGCACTTTGGAGTCTGCAGCAATCTATCATTCGAGCATATTAGTAAATGACCATTGAAATGTAATATACCAATGCATATGTACATGTTCTGATTGCTCGTCCAGTTGTATGATGCATATTAAACATGCATTGTGTGACAGGCTGGACATACACATGCAAATCTTAGAAAAAAGGTATTATACAATGTGTATTTAACATGTGatgataaattattttataattGGACTATAATGTTTAAGATATGGAAATGTTTCCCTGCATAGCTCTTAAATGAAAATCTGCATCAGTATGTATTTTGCTTCAGATTTCCTTTTTTTTGTGATGTTATCAATTTATTAAGCATTATATACAAGTATGATGTATGTGTTATCTTGCATGCAGTGTCTGATGTGTAGACAAAATGCAAGggatctgtaaaaaaaaaaaagaagcattTGTGTACCTTTTTGCACAATTTATATACCTAAATATAGTTGAAGGGTCTGACTCTGTTCTGAAACATGTATTGACTAAAGATTAATAAAGGCAACCCTGAACTATATCTCGCCACAGCTCTTCAATAGCTCTTTATTCAGATCAGACAAGTGCTGATGGTGCAACCTGTTGACTGATGTGAGTGAATGCCCATGGATAAATGTAAAATGCATTGCTTTCTTTCAATACTCATGACAATCTGAAGTGGATAAACATAACATCACCTGCAGAATGCAGGGCAAGCGAAGACCTTTCACTTCACACCATCACACTCTAGCGGCCAGTAACATAATATACAATTCGTTTCGCTTTCTGCTTTCACGTTGAGGAAGAGGGGGCATAGAGAACCATCGTTGGAGGAGTGCTGCATGGGTAAAACATGGCTGCTGTGAATTCATCAGAGAGACGCCAGGGCGACCCCAAAGATGAGCTGGGGGACCCGGGGGGTGTAGCACAGAAATGCGAATCATTTGAGTATAAATCGACAGACCCCGATAACACTTTTGCTGTTGAAGAAGACAGAATTCCCGAGGGCTCCAATGAAAATAGAGAATCTAGTATTGTTACCGATGGGCTTGCTAGCCAGACTGAAAGTAGCATTGCGCTTCGAGCTAATGATAGATCAGAGATAGGTAATGAGTTGGTAGATTTAACATATTCTGAAGAAAATACCCACAACACCGATGTTTCCTACAACAAGCAGCGGCATTTCGATTGGTCTGAGACGGAGGACGAGGAAGACCGCACGGATGCAAAAGAGAATGGAAACGATGGTAAGTTTATGTTTGCTAGCTAGCGTTGACTATGTTTCTTTCTTCGAATAGCCTGCCTTATCAATATGAGCTATCTAAGCTCACCATCTATCTATTTAGGAAAACAGTCGTGTGCAAAAACAGACTGAAATGTACGGGGTATCCCTGGAAATATGCAGGATGCAGCATTGACTGTAAATGTGCTCATGGTCACTTTAATTGCCAAGATGCACTTAATGAGCTAGCTTTGTTATTGGCCAACCGTTTATCCAATAGAATATTGATCATGCAGGTGACTCAAAATAGTACCCTTTGATGTCATAAATGCCTTTTCATAATATTTGTGTGGAGATTGATTTGTGTAGTAGGCCTGTTTTCATATTTAGTCTCAAAACGTTTGTATTCATGCTTACTCATAAACGCTTCACAATGACAATGTTGTATTTCTTTTGAATTTATAGTTCATAATGGTGACATGGGGAGGACTCCTGAGGTGCAGCAGGATAAGATTACTGAAGATATCTCACATGCAGAGGATGTGGAAAAGGAAAAATCACATTCTGACGAGGAGATGGATATATCAAAAGACACAGGTGAAGAACAAGATTGTAATGGAGGAAAGGgggcagaggaggaagaagaagaagaagaagaagaagaagagggaggaggagaagaggagcgaaCAGTGAAAAGGAGGAAATGTAGTCTGGAGTGCAAAGACTGTGGGAAGAGGTTCACCCGTCGGGAGACATTCAACCTCCATCGTCACTTCCACGCTCACCAGGATGAACTGGCCTCACTCACCTGTAAGGAGTGTGGCCTTACCTTCCATCACCGCAGCAGCCTCATCAAGCACCGCAGTGAGCACCAACAGAAGGTTGAACAGCCTGTGGAGCGGAAGAGGAGAAGGAGCCCACAGGGAGCCCACAGGGAGTCCACAGGGAGCCCACAGGGAGTCCACGGGGAGGAGAGGCCTGGCTTCCAGTGTGACCACTGTGAAGAGACTTTCCCATCACTGAGCAAACTGAGGCTCCACACCTGCGACTGTGCCCCGGATAAGGCGTACCGCTGCCCCCTGTGCCGCAAAGAGTTCCGCATGAAGATCTCCATCACCAGCCACATGCAGACCCACTCCCTGAGCTCCCACCCCTTCCGCTGCCAGGAGTGCCACAAGAGCTTCTCTGACATATTTTCCCTGCGTGACCACCAGGGCTCCCATGCCTCCCTCAAGCCTTACGCGTGCCCCGAGTGTGGCATGGTGTTCAGGCACCGCTCTGTCATGGAGGACCACCGTCGTAAGCACACAGAGGACACACAAGGCCCCCACCGGTGCAACATCTGTGGGAAGCACTTCAAGTATTCCAGCCTCCTGCAACAGCACCAATACCTTCACACAGGTCAGAAACCCTTCCGCTGCCCAGACTGTGGCAAAACGTTTGCCTTAGCCCAGAACATGAAGGCGCACTGCCGCCAGCATAGACGGCACCCTCACGCCTGCTCTCTTTGCCCCCTCACTTTCCCCGACCAGGGCAGTCTACAGGCTCACGTGTCATGCCACGAGACAGTCGGGGGACTAGACAAGGAGAACACAAACCACGGGTTGGAGCCAAAACGTACATTCAACTGTCCCCTCTGTCCTCAGAACTTTCCTTCACCAGCTGACCTGAGGTCTCACATGCTGATCCATGAAGCGGAGCATGAGAGGATGGAGAACGGGGCGTGTAAAGACTGGGAAACAGACCGTTACACCTGTCCACACTGTCCTGCCACCTACTCTGACCAGTCTAATATGATGTCCCACCTGACAACTCACACGTCTGCCCGGGTCAGGGTAGAGAGGCAGGGTAATGGACTTGAAGTAGGGAGATCTGCTCCACTTAACACTGCCAACGTCCCAGGGAGGTGGCATAGGGAGGAGATGAGTAGTAAGCCTTTAAAGTGTCCAGACTGTGGCAAGTCGTTCCGTCACCGCTCTGTGTTAACGTTGCACATGCGTATTCATTCCAAGGACAAGCCTTACCAGTGTAGGGTGTGCAACAAGTCCTTCAGATTCAACAGCTATCTGCAGCAGCACATGATCATTCACACCGGGGAGAAACCATACAAGTGCCCAGACTGCAGCAAGGACTTTGCTTTCCTGCAGAACATGAGAACCCATCAGAGGCTGCACACACAGAAACCGTTCCGCTGCACAAAGTGCCGTAAGGGATACAGCGACGAGAATCAGCTTCAGCGCCATTTGCTGTCACACAACGGCGAAAAGCCCCACAAGTGCCACCTCTGTGAAAAGAGCTTTGGGCTGGCCTACCTGCTGCGGGACCATCTGAACACCCACACAGGCGAGAGGCCCCATCGCTGTCAGGAGTGCCACAAGACATTCCCTTGGCTCGGCAGCCTGCTGGTGCATCAGAAAATCCACGCTCGAAAGCGCCAGGGGTCGAGTCAGCCTTATTCTTTTCCAATGGCCATGAGGATAAGAGGCAGGGGTAGCAGGGGCCGGAGCGGAGGCAGGCTGGCATCAGGCTGGCCCAGGTTGGGTGGAATGGGGCGATCGGGTATGGACACGCCCCAACAAACACCTCCATATCAAGTCCCAATGTCAAGGAGTCCTGAGTGGCAGAGGAGGCCGGCCCAGCCACAGCCACCCATGTTTTCATCCCAGATGGATATGCAGCAGCCAGGGGAGACGTCTGCGAGAAGGCCTCCACCAGTCCACCAACAGTGGCGGGTGGAAGGTGGAGAACTGAGGCCTGTCCCACAGCCTAACCAGTCTCAACCGTCTCAGGATCCTGAAAGACAACCAGTGCATGTTCAACAGCAGCCATctccacaaacacaaccacagcaGGTACAACAGTCTCCACTGGTACAACAACAAGTACAGTTACAGCTACAGCTACAGCCACATCTACATCCGCAGCTGCGCCAACAGCAGGTTCAGCATCATCTACAGTCTCCGCTGATCCAACAGCAATTACAGTGGCAGCAACCAGGTGGACAGCTCCAGCCCCAGCTAGTACCACAACAGCAGTGGCAGCCTGACAGACAGTTGCTCCAGCAAAAGCTGCCCTGGTTACCAGATGCTCAGCCCCGGCCCACCCCACCACAGCAACCCCAGCAGTGGCACTCAGATGGCCTGCCTCGGCCACCCCCACAGCAGAGGAGTTCAGGCAGGGCAGAGGCACCTACAACATCACAGCCTGGCCTAAGTGCATCTCAGAGCCTAGAAACCCCTCCTCCAGGAGAAAGTGTAGGGACTATGCCCTTGGGTAACAAAACACCCCCAGTGGCCAGGCCACAGAACCCCAGCCCATTAGCTGTGAGTGAGCAGGAGCAACACAGGCAACAGCCGAAGCCCATGAGCTGGGGTAACACACCCACTACACCACCAGTCCCCACACTGAGCTCTGTTCAGCTTGACTTTCCTGGGTCCCCCATTTACATGGATGGGGCTGCTTTGTGGGGTGGGCTGAGGACCTCTCCAGCAGTGCCACCATCCCAGAGCACATCAAACAAACTGGGCCAAGAGCTTAACCTGCCAAGATGGTCGAGCGTCTCAGTGCCAATGCACAAAGCTGTTAATGAATCATCCACACCTCCTAGAAAAGAGGACACTAGAGTTTGGGACTTTAATGCACCTCTGGTAATGTCCCCAACTGTTAGTTCATCAGAGAAAGCTGGGAGTGGGCGTGAGCAGCAGAAACAGTGGTCTCCAGCTCTACTCGGTACATCCTCCTCAGCTCAGATGAGCCACAGCTCTGTCATGTCAATTTCAAGCCCTCCAACTCATGGGATTGTAGGTAGTCCCTGGGATTTCAAAGGATCCCCCTCAAACAAATCAGGCCTTAGCCAGGAGttagagcagcagcagcaaaaaCATCTATCCTCCAGCTGGACCAATGTACCCACATCCACCCAGAACGTTCCCATCTCCATTCAATATGACCCACAACGTTTCACTCATGGGGTGGGACCCACTGTGTGGGGTTTCCAAACCACTCCAGCTGGCCCTCAGCAGCAGCCAATGGTAACAGGCACTCAAATCATCATAAATCAgacctctcctttcttctctcctctccctccgctcCCTCCTCTTCGTTTGCCTGGCTCACACCCTCTTCACTCTGTAGCAGTCGGCTCTCTACCAAGGCCTCCACACCCAAACATTTTCTTCACACCACAGGCGGTCATGAGTGAGAGGCCACACATGACACAGACCCTGTCGCTACCTCAGCTCGCCCCACGGCCTGTTCCTCACAAACTGGGCCGTTTGCCTTACGCCCCAGACCGCCTTCTCCAGTGCATGATCTGTGGCTGCTCTCTACCCCGGGAGTTAGACTTGCAAATGCACTACATGCAGCATGCACAGGGAGAGATTTGACACTGGCAAAGAGTGCATCTACCACTCTGTTTTTCCAAATGTTTTTAATGTACATTTATTGTATAACTATAGCAATTTAGCCCTGTTTTGTGTCCATTTTGGACATTGTCCATGTTGTTGATCTCTCACTCTATAAGAAAGGATCAGATCATCTCAAAAAGTGTATAGTTTGTTAACTTGATCAATCACTGTTGTCAGTTTTTTGTGTTCACAGCTTTGCCTTGAACTGCAAAGAACTTAGAAATATGACTGTGTAAAGGATTTCTTGGCCAGTACCATCATATTTACTGTGTTGTAAACATACCAAGGATTTACACtctgtggccagtttattaggtacaccaccctgttcacaaAAATATTTCGCTCCTATAGACAGTGAGCCACGTGGCcttggcttgctatataaagcgaGGCACCGAAGCATTCAGTTACTATTCGATTGAATGTTGGCATGGGTGAAACGAGACCTAAGCAACGTTGAGCGTATTATGATCGTTGGTGCCAGGTGTGCCGGTTACAGTATCTCAGACCTCCTGGGTTTTTCACACAGGACAGTGTCTTGGGTTTACTGAGAATGTTTTTGTTTTTCGCCCCAGTCAGTGGTACTAGATGGGTGAACCTTAAACTGGCCTTAaactgtgtatgtgtatgtcaaCTTATGGATTTTTGTTAGTTTTTCTTTCTGTGTACACTGCTGTCTTTGTTACACCATTTTCAAGTTTATTCCTCAAACAAGTGGTTTTCACCTGTGTTGCACTGTATATTTGTGCCTTTATTGTTTCAAAACACTCTGCATgttctttctgctctctcttaATGTTGTAGTGGGTGTTATTCAAATTGTCAGGTCTCTGAATAATGAGTAATTTGTATGAGTAATTTCTTATTCTGTCTTCATTTGGGTGAACATGTATCTTGTTTTGGTGCTAGAGTTATGAAATTAGGGTTATTGGGAGGAGCACACATTTTATGCAAACAGTGTGGCATGGATTAGTATACAAATTAATTTATTGCATTAAAGTTAATAACTAATAACTAACTTTACCTGTTGGGTTTGTGATATTGTATCAACAACATGACAATGTTGCCAGAAGATACGCTTGTTTACACTGAGCTGCACGGGGGTCGGAGAGCAATCATGGTTACATTAATTTACTGTGGAGCAGACACGAGATACGGGTCGGAAAACGTACCTCAATCCAAGGATGGGATATGCCACTGAATGCCAAATGTTACCTTTATCCAGATTGTACATATCTTGCGCCGGCTCCACGGTGTCTCAATGTAACCATGTTTTCGTTCAGACACCAGTACAGCTCAGTGTAAATCAATGTAATGGTAGGGTCGTTATCTTCTAGCAAAACATAATGTAACATATTTGACGTTTTACTACATCTGTGCATTAGCAGTAGTTTTAAATATGTAAATACCTGTTAATAAAAATACATTGGGAAAGAATGCCCTATTGTCGTCTGTATTCAATAAAACACAATGACATAATAGTCCTGCAGTAATGAAAACAGTCTACCAAATCAATGTTTCTATATCCGTTACATTGCATGTTGAGAACTAATGGTTGGGTCTATTAGTGCTTGGAATTCAAGACGAATGGGAACTTGGAAAAaatgaggtcaaatcatgacgtcagtcaGGTCGTAAAGTCGGAGCGCGAGAAAGAGGCAAGGAACAACAGCAAAACGATTCAAGACCAAGGGGTATCATCATCCTCTTCACTGCCAGACTCTACAGGGATTCTGTCTGGAAAGCTGCTAGGAAGAACGCTTCCTTCAGAGCCATGGTATGCGTTTCGCCGAGCATCTCAGCCCGGATGACatagagagaaggaacaggtTGTGGCCAACGGTCAAGATAGCACGAAATGAGGGAAAGGCTGCTTACTTCGTCGGAGGACGAGGCTTCATCAACGGTTCAGAAATCTATATTCCTCCCTAAAAACTCACCAGAAGGAACAGGTTGATGGTTTCAGCCATGGTATTCTCATTTTGCTTATATTGTTTACCTAACAAGCATCAGGTGACTATTTTTCAGAATACTCAGGTACCTCAGTAATGTATTAGTTTGTTCTTGTATGACCAGAAGTCCTATTTTGTTTAGTAACTTACGAAGAAGACTGAAAGGTGTATTTATtttgtatgtatacagtaactaaGATAGTGTTTTAAAGGGCATACAGGTCTGCTCTGACTTTACACAGTTATTGTTCTATTTAGTTATTAATACTAATTTCCAAGTGACAAAGGTCTTCGGAACgtttatatgtaaaacatgttttACTCAATTTTTTCATGATCAGTTTTCATATGCACTTAAAATAGTAGGTACCCTTTTATTTAAATtattcatttgtattttatttctcaGAATACTTCCTGATTACACTAAAGAGGGTTTTTATTCTCTCTTACTACAAGAACCCTTGGTTTGGTCTTGAACATAATGTTCAGTTGAGTTTAATTTCAAAGACGGATAACGTCTAGCTCAATGTTCATGGAATAAGCTATTTTCACTTTAAATTTACGTAAATGGTGCTCGGTTCCTTATCGTTTACGTTCACTGCTCCTACGTctgactcatcctactacagtttatacttttatataatctttgttgttttgtctttgtctatcGTTTCTCTTAATGCTAGGGGTTACCAAACAATGTGAAGCGCAAGGCCTTATTTTTATTTGCTAAACTATTTCGAACAGATTTTTGCTATTTTCAGGACTCTCACTCAATTTCGGCTGATGCCAATTTCTGGAGGTCACAGTGGGGCAACGATATTTGGCTTTCCCATGGATCTGAACGCTCCGCTGGTGTCACTACAATGAAAAATGCCTTTTGGAGGTAATATTCTACACTCGGAATGTGACCCCTTTGGTCACTTTATTTGTCTTGTGATCAATGACATTACGctcattactgtaaacttctacgggtacaacaccaaacatgagaatgatTAGTTGCTTgaatctatagagaaacatatACTTCATTGGTTATCTAAATTTCCCAATTCGTTATTATTGATAGGAGGGGAATTTAACATTACTATAGATAATTCAACTGATAGATGGCCCCCAGGTAGGCCAACCAATCAGAATTTGGGTTTAATActttttatggaaaagtttgatcttactgatatcaatcaatcaatcaatcaaattttatttatatagcccttcgtacatcagctgatatctcaaagtgctgtacagaaacccagcctaaaaccccaaacagcaagcaatgcaggtgtagaagcatggtggctaggaaaaactccctagaaaggccaaaacctaggaagaaacctagagaggaaccaggctatgtggggtggccagtcctcttctggctgtgccgggtggagattataacagaacatggccaagatgttcaaatgttcataaatgaccagcatggtcgaataataacaaggcagaacagttgaaactggagcagcagcacagtcaggtggactggggacagcaaggatggagagagaggttttcGGCCGACAGATCGCTCACTTGGAGTAACAAAACAGATCGCTCACTTGGAGTAACAAAATAGGTTCCAGACAATCCAGAATAGATTTTTGGCTTAAATCCAAATGTATTGATAGTGAGTGTTACTACAAATATTTGTACTACTCCCCTCACAGACCATAGGGCCATTTACATTGATTTCAAAATATTTACCTGATACTAACCCTGGTAGAGCATCCTACTGGAAGCTAAATAGCTCATTATTAAATAATGGTATAGTTACATTTGAGGTTAAAGATCTGCTCTCACActtttgggaaagggcttgtgAAGAAAAATCTTATTGCAAGAACTGGGACCTCTTTAAATTTGAGGTGTTCAAATACCTTAGAAAATATGGTAGTAATCTTGCTAAGACTAGAAGAGCTGAGGAGGAAATTGTGATCATTAAGATAACTTCCCCAGTCGGCCTCTcgggggaggagaagatggaactgattgagttacaaaataaactggataatatGTATAGATTAAAAGCAAAAGGAGCCTTTATTAGATCTAGGAAAAAAATTGattgaggagagagaacagaattCATCCTATTTCTTTAGACTTTAGAAATGTCACTCTAAAAATAACACTATCCATAAGTTAAACATTGatggtgttattacagatgaccaaAAAGTAATCTCCAAATACTGTAGCAATTTGTACTGAAAATGTTATAGCTCTACGTACTGTCAGGAATCCACAGATATGTTTTTTAACTCACTGAATAATGTTCACTCTATCAGTGATATAGAATCTAAACAGTGTGATGAACCCATCAAAGTGGAAGAGATTATAGAGTCTATCAAACATCTAAGAACAATAAATCACCAGGTGTTGATGGAATTACATCAgaattttacaaattattttctgaacaagtagctcccttcctatttgaagtcttttttagagagtattaaaaacaatgttctccctcctacaatgagtcaggggttaataacactgatacctaaAGTCTAAAAACGAAGTGGTGCTCATCGATAACTGGCGTCCAACTTGTCTTCTTAATAATGACTATAAGATATTTGCCTTACTACttgcaaaaataattaaagacgtcctggatgcaatcattgatgaaacacagtctggctttATGAGAaacagacatatttctaacaatATCAGACTAGTATTAGATAtacttgactactcagacctaataaccgaggatagcttcatattattttttagatttttctaaagcatttgacacagtagagcatcagttcctcttccactcccttgagagacttggctttggggatttTTTATGTAAGGCTATTAAGGCTTTCTATGCAAATGGTAACAGCActatcaaattgaaatatggcacctcacctagatttgagttaaagagaggaattaggcaaggttgtcctatctctccgtacctgtttttattaatcacccaacttcttgcaaattatttaaataatagtcctgtacaaggtatttccataCGATACCTcactttttctgaaagacgctAACAAAATTCCCATATTGATCAATGTgatacaatccttttccaaagcgtctggtctatatcttaacattaataaatgtgaactcatagctgtcaaagattgtgtgGCACCTTCATATTATTGTATTCCagtaaaagaagaacttacatatttaggcataaccattacaaaggatcagaagtctagaggcttacAAAATGttaaccctcttattaaaaaCCCCCACAATAAGCTAAATCAATGGCTCcagagggacttatctttaaaaggtagagtcctaataaccaaggctgaaggtatctctagactaacatatggcgctctatctttatatcttgacagtaaaatcagcaaggagatagaccagatgcttttcaactttctgtgGAGGAACAGTACCCATCACATgaggaaaactgttgtaatgaacacttatgagaatggtgggctgaattttctggactttagtaccttaaataatacttttaagatcaattggataaaacaattcctaagaagacccacttctatctagaattttatt contains:
- the LOC118367658 gene encoding zinc finger protein 628-like codes for the protein MAAVNSSERRQGDPKDELGDPGGVAQKCESFEYKSTDPDNTFAVEEDRIPEGSNENRESSIVTDGLASQTESSIALRANDRSEIGNELVDLTYSEENTHNTDVSYNKQRHFDWSETEDEEDRTDAKENGNDVHNGDMGRTPEVQQDKITEDISHAEDVEKEKSHSDEEMDISKDTGEEQDCNGGKGAEEEEEEEEEEEEGGGEEERTVKRRKCSLECKDCGKRFTRRETFNLHRHFHAHQDELASLTCKECGLTFHHRSSLIKHRSEHQQKVEQPVERKRRRSPQGAHRESTGSPQGVHGEERPGFQCDHCEETFPSLSKLRLHTCDCAPDKAYRCPLCRKEFRMKISITSHMQTHSLSSHPFRCQECHKSFSDIFSLRDHQGSHASLKPYACPECGMVFRHRSVMEDHRRKHTEDTQGPHRCNICGKHFKYSSLLQQHQYLHTGQKPFRCPDCGKTFALAQNMKAHCRQHRRHPHACSLCPLTFPDQGSLQAHVSCHETVGGLDKENTNHGLEPKRTFNCPLCPQNFPSPADLRSHMLIHEAEHERMENGACKDWETDRYTCPHCPATYSDQSNMMSHLTTHTSARVRVERQGNGLEVGRSAPLNTANVPGRWHREEMSSKPLKCPDCGKSFRHRSVLTLHMRIHSKDKPYQCRVCNKSFRFNSYLQQHMIIHTGEKPYKCPDCSKDFAFLQNMRTHQRLHTQKPFRCTKCRKGYSDENQLQRHLLSHNGEKPHKCHLCEKSFGLAYLLRDHLNTHTGERPHRCQECHKTFPWLGSLLVHQKIHARKRQGSSQPYSFPMAMRIRGRGSRGRSGGRLASGWPRLGGMGRSGMDTPQQTPPYQVPMSRSPEWQRRPAQPQPPMFSSQMDMQQPGETSARRPPPVHQQWRVEGGELRPVPQPNQSQPSQDPERQPVHVQQQPSPQTQPQQVQQSPLVQQQVQLQLQLQPHLHPQLRQQQVQHHLQSPLIQQQLQWQQPGGQLQPQLVPQQQWQPDRQLLQQKLPWLPDAQPRPTPPQQPQQWHSDGLPRPPPQQRSSGRAEAPTTSQPGLSASQSLETPPPGESVGTMPLGNKTPPVARPQNPSPLAVSEQEQHRQQPKPMSWGNTPTTPPVPTLSSVQLDFPGSPIYMDGAALWGGLRTSPAVPPSQSTSNKLGQELNLPRWSSVSVPMHKAVNESSTPPRKEDTRVWDFNAPLVMSPTVSSSEKAGSGREQQKQWSPALLGTSSSAQMSHSSVMSISSPPTHGIVGSPWDFKGSPSNKSGLSQELEQQQQKHLSSSWTNVPTSTQNVPISIQYDPQRFTHGVGPTVWGFQTTPAGPQQQPMVTGTQIIINQTSPFFSPLPPLPPLRLPGSHPLHSVAVGSLPRPPHPNIFFTPQAVMSERPHMTQTLSLPQLAPRPVPHKLGRLPYAPDRLLQCMICGCSLPRELDLQMHYMQHAQGEI